The following are encoded in a window of Blastocatellia bacterium genomic DNA:
- a CDS encoding prolyl oligopeptidase family serine peptidase, producing the protein MLARHRVAITIVALCLLVSASQLAHANGFTLEQVLSSPFPSDLIASKQGDKLAWVFDHLGRRNVWIAEAPAFSGRQLTHYSADDGQEITEPVFSPDGNWIAYVRGGEANSDKDIPNPTSDPAGARQEVCAVNARTGVVVKMGEGSAPIFSPRGDQVIFTSEGHLWSAALPVPPRKTATEAKKLFEIRGRVESPAWSPDGSLLAFVSERGDHSFIAIFNPKQASIRFLEPSVDRDIEPRWSPDGRSLAYIRVFNVADVYSADRERVLPWAIRVVDLASGKGREVWRSGEAEADSFSRLTLGNDILQWAAGDRLVFASEKDGWAHLYAVAATGGAATLLTPGAYEVENVAWSPDRSFMVVAANKADIDHRHLWRVNVAGGDLQGITTDNSIEMAPVIAGGGQRLAFLHATAFYPLLPYIADIKGKGAKALAGDALPSDFPYNNLVAPEVVIFKAADGLEIHGQLFKPKNLQGRAPAVVFMHGGPIRQMLPAWHYNYYYHNAYAMNQYLASRGYMVLSVNYRSGIGYGRAFREAKHRGPRGASEYQDVVAAGKYLKARDDVDGKHIGLWGGSYGGYLTAMGLARDSDLFAAGVDLHGVHDWSRRVGASPWATGDLVKLGRESSPLASVEKWKSPVLLIHGDDDRNVAFNQTVELVRRLRERHVEFEQLVFPDDVHDFLRHENWLRAYHAAADFFDRKLK; encoded by the coding sequence ATGCTCGCTCGTCACCGAGTCGCCATCACTATCGTTGCGCTCTGTCTGCTGGTCAGCGCCTCGCAACTGGCTCACGCCAATGGCTTCACGCTCGAACAGGTTCTGTCGTCGCCGTTCCCGTCCGACCTGATTGCGTCGAAACAGGGCGACAAGCTCGCATGGGTCTTCGATCATCTGGGCCGGCGTAATGTCTGGATCGCCGAAGCGCCCGCCTTTAGCGGACGCCAGCTCACGCATTACAGCGCCGACGACGGGCAGGAGATCACCGAGCCGGTCTTTTCACCCGACGGCAACTGGATCGCTTACGTGCGCGGCGGCGAGGCCAACAGCGACAAAGACATTCCCAATCCGACCAGTGACCCGGCGGGCGCGCGCCAGGAAGTCTGCGCCGTCAACGCCCGCACCGGCGTCGTGGTGAAGATGGGCGAAGGCAGCGCACCGATCTTTTCGCCGCGCGGCGATCAGGTCATCTTCACCAGCGAAGGCCACCTCTGGTCGGCAGCCTTGCCCGTGCCGCCGCGAAAGACCGCCACGGAAGCGAAAAAACTCTTCGAGATTCGTGGCCGCGTCGAATCGCCCGCGTGGTCGCCGGACGGCTCCTTGCTGGCCTTCGTCTCTGAGCGCGGCGATCACAGCTTCATCGCCATCTTCAATCCCAAGCAAGCGAGCATACGCTTTCTTGAGCCGAGCGTAGACCGCGACATCGAGCCGCGCTGGTCGCCGGACGGGCGTAGCCTGGCTTACATTCGCGTCTTCAACGTCGCCGACGTGTATTCAGCCGACCGCGAGCGCGTGCTGCCCTGGGCCATCCGCGTCGTTGATCTCGCCAGCGGCAAGGGGCGCGAGGTCTGGCGCTCGGGCGAGGCCGAAGCGGATTCGTTTTCGCGGTTGACGCTCGGCAATGACATCCTGCAATGGGCGGCGGGCGACCGACTGGTCTTTGCGTCCGAGAAAGACGGCTGGGCGCACCTCTACGCCGTCGCGGCGACGGGCGGCGCGGCGACGTTGCTGACGCCCGGCGCTTACGAAGTTGAAAACGTCGCATGGTCGCCCGACCGCTCGTTTATGGTGGTGGCGGCAAACAAAGCCGACATCGATCACCGCCATCTCTGGCGCGTCAACGTCGCGGGCGGCGACCTTCAAGGGATCACTACGGACAACAGCATCGAGATGGCGCCGGTCATCGCCGGCGGCGGCCAGCGGCTCGCCTTCCTGCACGCGACGGCCTTCTACCCGCTCCTGCCTTACATCGCCGACATCAAAGGCAAAGGCGCCAAAGCGCTGGCGGGCGATGCCTTGCCGAGTGATTTTCCTTACAATAATCTGGTTGCGCCCGAAGTGGTGATTTTCAAAGCGGCGGACGGCCTGGAGATTCATGGCCAGTTGTTCAAACCCAAAAACCTGCAAGGCCGCGCCCCGGCAGTCGTCTTCATGCACGGCGGGCCGATTCGCCAGATGCTCCCCGCCTGGCATTACAATTACTATTACCATAACGCCTACGCGATGAATCAGTACCTGGCGAGTCGCGGTTATATGGTCTTGTCGGTGAATTATCGCAGCGGCATCGGCTACGGTCGCGCCTTTCGCGAAGCCAAGCATCGCGGGCCGCGCGGCGCCAGCGAGTACCAAGACGTCGTCGCCGCCGGCAAGTATCTGAAAGCCCGCGACGACGTGGACGGCAAACACATCGGCCTGTGGGGCGGCTCGTATGGCGGCTATCTGACGGCGATGGGACTGGCGCGCGATTCCGACCTGTTTGCGGCAGGCGTTGACCTGCACGGCGTTCACGACTGGAGCCGCCGGGTCGGCGCATCGCCGTGGGCGACGGGCGATCTGGTCAAGCTGGGCCGCGAATCATCGCCGCTGGCGTCGGTCGAAAAATGGAAATCGCCGGTGCTGTTGATTCATGGCGACGATGACCGCAACGTCGCCTTCAATCAAACGGTCGAGCTGGTGCGCCGCCTGCGCGAGCGCCACGTCGAGTTCGAGCAACTGGTCTTTCCCGACGACGTTCATGACTTCCTGCGCCATGAAAACTGGCTGCGCGCTTATCACGCCGCCGCAGACTTCTTCGACCGCAAGCTGAAGTGA
- a CDS encoding methyltransferase domain-containing protein: MTDDRRRTTVVGRRSSVSSFMSSIDKQWDASRYDDAYSFVWKHGAGVIELLAPEAGERILDLGCGTGHLTAQIAARGAEAIGLDRSAEMIATARRNYPRLRFEVADAERLRFAEHLRFDEPFDAVFSNAAIHWMKDQRAVAASIYQALRPGGRFVAEFGGQGNIRGIETALRHAIQQAGYAVSDEPYYYFPTVGEYALLLEGSGFRVTLAAWFARPTALEGGAAGLRDWLAVFSDHFMSHVAAERHAEIITAVEDALRPALFRDGTWYADYCRLRVAARRE; the protein is encoded by the coding sequence ATGACCGATGACCGCCGCAGAACAACGGTCGTCGGTCGTCGGTCGTCGGTCAGTTCGTTTATGTCATCGATAGACAAACAATGGGATGCGTCGCGTTATGACGACGCCTATTCATTCGTCTGGAAGCACGGCGCGGGGGTGATTGAATTGCTCGCGCCTGAAGCGGGCGAGCGCATTCTCGATCTGGGGTGCGGCACCGGCCACCTGACCGCGCAGATTGCCGCACGCGGCGCCGAAGCCATCGGCCTTGATCGCTCGGCGGAGATGATTGCGACGGCGCGGCGGAATTATCCGCGCCTGCGATTCGAGGTCGCCGACGCCGAGCGCTTGCGCTTCGCCGAGCACTTGCGTTTCGACGAGCCGTTCGACGCGGTCTTTTCAAACGCGGCGATTCACTGGATGAAGGACCAGCGGGCGGTCGCCGCTTCCATCTATCAGGCGTTACGACCCGGCGGGCGCTTCGTCGCCGAGTTCGGCGGTCAGGGCAACATCCGCGGCATCGAAACCGCCTTGCGTCATGCCATCCAACAGGCCGGCTACGCGGTCAGTGATGAACCTTACTATTACTTCCCGACCGTCGGCGAGTATGCTTTGCTGCTCGAAGGCAGCGGCTTCAGGGTGACGCTTGCCGCATGGTTCGCGCGCCCGACGGCGCTTGAAGGCGGCGCGGCAGGCTTACGCGACTGGCTGGCGGTCTTCAGCGATCACTTTATGAGCCATGTTGCCGCCGAGCGGCACGCCGAGATTATCACCGCCGTCGAAGACGCTTTGCGCCCCGCACTGTTCCGCGATGGCACCTGGTACGCCGACTATTGCCGCCTGCGCGTTGCGGCAAGGCGCGAGTAA
- a CDS encoding SDR family NAD(P)-dependent oxidoreductase, with protein MERLLEGKVAIITGAGRGIGRAAAELFAAHGARVVLSDIDPAPAEEAVGAIHAAGGEAISVVGDVTDRAFPDLIVSGAVDQFGGLDIIVNNAGYTWDAVIHKMSDEQWEAILAVHLTAPFRIIRAASAYLRETAKREHTEHGEARARKIINVSSTSGTRGNAGQANYASGKAGVIGLTKTLAKEWGQFNIQVNAVAFGRIDTRLTQAKEKGETIHRGDTEIALGIPGERLSRTTPMIPMGRAGTAQEAAGAIFFFASPFSDYVSGQVLEVAGGL; from the coding sequence GTGGAGCGATTGCTTGAAGGAAAAGTTGCCATCATCACCGGCGCGGGGCGCGGTATCGGGCGCGCCGCGGCGGAGCTGTTCGCCGCTCACGGGGCGCGCGTCGTCTTAAGCGATATTGACCCCGCCCCCGCCGAAGAGGCTGTGGGAGCCATTCACGCGGCAGGCGGCGAAGCCATTAGCGTTGTCGGCGATGTCACCGACCGGGCCTTTCCCGATCTGATCGTCAGCGGCGCGGTGGACCAGTTCGGCGGCCTCGACATCATCGTCAACAACGCCGGCTACACCTGGGACGCCGTCATTCACAAGATGAGCGACGAGCAATGGGAAGCCATTCTGGCCGTCCACCTGACGGCGCCGTTTCGCATCATCCGCGCCGCCTCGGCTTATCTGCGCGAGACCGCCAAGCGCGAGCACACGGAGCATGGCGAGGCGCGCGCCCGCAAGATCATCAACGTCAGCTCGACTTCGGGGACGCGCGGCAATGCCGGCCAGGCGAACTATGCTTCGGGCAAGGCCGGCGTCATCGGATTGACCAAAACCCTCGCCAAAGAATGGGGCCAGTTCAACATTCAAGTGAACGCCGTCGCTTTCGGGCGCATCGATACGCGGCTGACGCAGGCCAAAGAGAAGGGCGAAACGATTCATCGCGGCGACACAGAGATTGCGCTTGGCATCCCCGGCGAGCGGCTCTCGCGCACCACGCCGATGATCCCGATGGGCCGCGCCGGCACCGCTCAAGAGGCCGCGGGCGCGATCTTCTTTTTCGCTTCGCCGTTTTCGGACTATGTCTCAGGCCAGGTGCTTGAAGTCGCCGGCGGATTGTGA
- a CDS encoding sugar phosphate nucleotidyltransferase codes for MKGIVLAGGLGTRLSPLTRITNKHLLPVFDQPMIHYPIRCLVEAGIKDILVVTGGNSAGDFLKLLRNGAEFGLSRIHYAYQEGEGGIAAALGLAEDFADREPICVVLGDNILENSIAGFVKKFRHQGSGAKILLSEVSDPHRFGVPVIEDGRILRIEEKPADPKSPYAVIGVYMYDNRVFDIIKTLKPSGRGELEITDVNNQYIEWGDLSWDIIEGWWTDAGTFDSLLHASNLVAEKRDAKTTRGASGS; via the coding sequence ATGAAAGGCATTGTTCTGGCGGGCGGACTCGGCACCAGGCTGTCGCCGTTAACTCGAATTACGAACAAACATTTGCTCCCTGTTTTCGATCAACCGATGATCCACTATCCTATCCGCTGTCTGGTCGAAGCCGGGATCAAAGATATTCTCGTCGTCACCGGCGGCAATAGCGCCGGCGACTTTTTGAAACTGCTGCGCAACGGCGCCGAGTTCGGCCTCAGCCGTATTCATTACGCTTACCAGGAAGGCGAAGGCGGCATTGCGGCGGCGCTAGGGCTGGCCGAAGACTTCGCCGACCGCGAGCCGATCTGCGTCGTCCTCGGTGACAATATTCTCGAAAACAGCATCGCCGGCTTCGTCAAAAAATTCCGCCACCAGGGCTCGGGCGCAAAGATTTTGTTGAGCGAAGTGTCCGACCCGCACCGCTTCGGCGTGCCGGTGATCGAGGACGGGCGCATCCTGCGCATCGAAGAGAAGCCCGCCGATCCGAAATCGCCTTACGCCGTCATCGGCGTCTATATGTATGACAACCGCGTCTTCGACATCATCAAGACGTTGAAGCCGAGCGGGCGCGGCGAGCTTGAGATCACCGATGTGAATAACCAGTACATCGAGTGGGGCGACCTGTCGTGGGATATCATTGAGGGATGGTGGACGGACGCCGGCACCTTTGACAGCCTGCTGCACGCTTCGAATCTGGTCGCCGAAAAGCGCGACGCCAAAACCACCCGCGGCGCCAGCGGCAGTTAA
- a CDS encoding DUF5678 domain-containing protein, which produces MEEAKMSSLTSKILDCSEERRWIAEHRKAYAGQWVALKGHRLLSHGMDAKTVYQEARKLGVESPVVVQIESPDELPFGGW; this is translated from the coding sequence ATGGAAGAGGCAAAAATGTCTTCGCTGACTTCAAAAATCCTGGATTGCTCAGAAGAGAGGCGCTGGATTGCAGAACATCGTAAAGCGTATGCGGGCCAGTGGGTAGCGCTCAAAGGCCATCGTCTGTTGAGTCACGGAATGGATGCTAAAACGGTTTACCAGGAAGCTCGAAAACTCGGCGTTGAATCTCCGGTTGTTGTGCAGATTGAATCTCCTGATGAATTACCGTTTGGAGGGTGGTGA
- a CDS encoding enoyl-CoA hydratase/isomerase family protein has translation MSEMIQLETDAGIATLRLNRPPANALDLQLLTELADTFAGLETDGDIRALIVTGTGRFFSAGLDLKAVPAYSAAEQRLLAMELNRMVGRLYGLPLPVVAAVNGHSIAGGVIVQLCCDYRIAAAGDYKIGLTEARVGVVFPVAPMAVVQSELSRPAARRAVLLARNVNPRQALEQGLIDELQPAEQLLARAREIAEEMAGLPRASFGRIKRQMRAAALAQIEDAVSNQNEPVLDSWLGAETTAASTEVLSHGKPQDKNRDL, from the coding sequence ATGAGCGAAATGATTCAGCTTGAAACCGACGCCGGCATCGCAACCCTGCGGCTCAATCGCCCGCCCGCGAACGCCTTGGATTTGCAGTTGCTGACGGAGCTAGCGGACACCTTTGCCGGGCTCGAAACCGACGGCGACATTCGCGCGCTGATCGTCACCGGCACGGGACGATTTTTTTCCGCGGGGCTGGACTTGAAAGCCGTGCCCGCCTACAGCGCCGCCGAGCAGCGATTGCTGGCTATGGAGTTGAACCGCATGGTCGGGCGATTGTATGGCCTGCCGCTGCCGGTCGTCGCCGCGGTCAACGGCCATTCAATTGCCGGCGGCGTGATCGTCCAGCTCTGCTGCGATTACCGCATCGCGGCGGCGGGCGATTACAAAATTGGTTTGACCGAAGCGCGCGTCGGCGTCGTCTTTCCCGTCGCGCCGATGGCGGTTGTGCAGAGCGAACTGTCGAGGCCAGCGGCGCGCCGTGCCGTGCTGCTGGCGCGCAACGTCAACCCGCGGCAGGCGCTTGAGCAAGGCTTGATAGACGAGTTGCAGCCGGCGGAGCAGTTGTTGGCGCGGGCCAGAGAGATTGCCGAAGAGATGGCCGGGTTGCCGCGCGCCAGTTTCGGGCGCATCAAGCGCCAGATGCGCGCCGCCGCCCTGGCTCAGATTGAAGATGCGGTGAGCAATCAGAACGAGCCGGTGCTCGACTCGTGGCTCGGAGCCGAGACCACTGCGGCCTCGACTGAAGTTCTATCACACGGCAAGCCGCAGGATAAAAATCGTGATCTTTGA
- a CDS encoding ABC transporter permease, with translation MNFSSIKENTQLAMETLSAHKFRAALTILGVFIGVLVIVAMAAVLNGFRQSVLDQAESFGTRNVYIWRYPFIMTSRPPAEVLNRKPLTLDDAQAIGDEVAAVEHVYAGLIYGLPMPGEVPPLPPESRYKDHVTRRTRLVGNFPVAELVMNVPVDEGRYFTDSENEHRAYVCVLAFNMVEALFPGEDPIGKTINVGGQEFTVVGTVKKQKAGPFGSENQEDNDVFVPYHTFHKMYPTVDDHFIIVRMREGRMQEGIRGIEQVLRRRRNVSLAQENNFEVGTPESFISTFDDIVRLVFVVMIIMSMVAFIVGGVGVMNIMLVAVTERTREIGIRKAVGAKRADIIWQFLTEAVTLTGIGGLAGLLIGWGFAKLVTLLVPALYMVIPLWAAAFGFFGSVTVGLVFGLWPAMKAARLDPITALRHE, from the coding sequence ATGAATTTTTCGAGCATCAAAGAGAACACGCAACTGGCGATGGAGACGCTGTCGGCGCACAAGTTCCGCGCCGCGCTGACCATCCTCGGCGTCTTCATCGGCGTGCTGGTGATTGTGGCGATGGCGGCGGTGCTGAACGGCTTTCGCCAGTCGGTGCTGGATCAGGCCGAGAGCTTCGGCACGCGCAACGTCTACATCTGGCGCTACCCGTTCATTATGACCAGCCGCCCGCCTGCCGAAGTTCTCAACCGCAAGCCGCTGACGCTCGACGACGCGCAGGCCATCGGTGACGAAGTGGCGGCGGTCGAGCATGTTTACGCCGGCCTGATCTACGGCCTGCCGATGCCCGGCGAAGTGCCGCCGCTGCCGCCCGAATCGCGCTATAAAGATCACGTCACCCGCCGCACGCGCTTGGTCGGCAACTTCCCGGTCGCCGAATTGGTCATGAACGTTCCGGTCGACGAGGGCCGCTATTTCACCGACTCTGAGAACGAGCATCGCGCGTATGTCTGTGTGCTGGCTTTCAACATGGTCGAAGCGCTCTTTCCCGGCGAAGACCCCATCGGCAAAACGATCAACGTCGGCGGCCAGGAGTTCACCGTCGTCGGCACCGTCAAGAAGCAGAAGGCCGGCCCGTTCGGCTCCGAGAACCAGGAAGACAACGACGTCTTTGTGCCCTATCACACCTTCCACAAGATGTACCCGACCGTTGACGATCACTTCATCATCGTCCGCATGCGCGAAGGGCGAATGCAGGAAGGCATACGAGGCATCGAGCAGGTGTTGCGCCGCCGCCGCAACGTGTCGCTCGCGCAGGAGAACAACTTCGAGGTCGGCACGCCCGAATCGTTCATCTCAACTTTTGACGACATCGTGCGGCTGGTTTTTGTCGTGATGATCATCATGTCTATGGTGGCGTTCATCGTTGGCGGCGTCGGCGTGATGAACATCATGCTGGTGGCGGTGACCGAGCGCACCCGAGAGATCGGCATCCGCAAAGCGGTCGGCGCTAAGCGCGCGGACATCATCTGGCAATTTTTGACCGAGGCCGTGACGCTGACAGGGATCGGCGGGCTGGCCGGCCTGTTGATCGGCTGGGGCTTTGCGAAGCTGGTGACGCTGCTGGTGCCGGCGCTCTACATGGTGATTCCGCTGTGGGCGGCGGCCTTCGGTTTCTTCGGCTCGGTGACGGTCGGCCTGGTCTTCGGCCTGTGGCCGGCGATGAAAGCGGCGCGCCTCGACCCCATCACCGCGCTGCGGCATGAGTGA
- a CDS encoding ABC transporter permease, with amino-acid sequence MATTSAPVTNAGQSAVGDARQGHARFFDYVGVALDSLRANKLRSFLTLLGITIGISSIIAVISLIQGMDIYWKTKISNFGPNTFVITQYPIITDFDKLIEAIRRNPEVHAADAERLRRACTACEAIGVETHREVRVHYGKQSLDTIDLGGMTPNIFDIEGKKVDAGRNFVEWEDEHSRPVTVIGADIADKLFPGLDPIGKEVQIDDKWYTVVGIGERRGSVFGFSQDNYVKVPLSTYQKNYGARRTVNISIKAREGEMQEAEDQVRLQMRTLHKLNYHEDDDFGVITAEGVNQLFAMLTTNIFLVSLFVVGISLVVGGIVIMNIMLVSVVERTKEIGIRKAVGARQQDVVNQFLVESVVLCCAGGLAGVLIAAAISWLMATYTPLPSAFPLWAPLVAFALCTLIGVFFGIYPARRAGRLDPIEALRSE; translated from the coding sequence ATGGCGACGACTTCCGCCCCAGTGACGAACGCCGGTCAAAGCGCCGTCGGCGACGCGCGCCAGGGCCATGCCCGCTTCTTTGATTATGTCGGCGTGGCGCTTGATTCGCTGCGCGCCAACAAGCTGCGCTCGTTCCTGACCCTGCTCGGCATCACCATCGGCATCAGCTCGATCATCGCCGTCATCTCGCTGATTCAGGGCATGGATATTTACTGGAAGACCAAGATATCCAACTTCGGGCCGAACACCTTCGTCATCACGCAGTACCCGATCATTACCGACTTCGACAAGCTGATCGAAGCCATCCGCCGCAACCCGGAAGTCCATGCCGCGGACGCCGAGCGCTTGCGCCGCGCCTGCACGGCCTGCGAAGCCATCGGCGTCGAAACCCACCGCGAAGTTCGCGTCCATTATGGCAAGCAGTCGCTCGACACCATTGACCTCGGCGGCATGACGCCGAACATCTTTGACATCGAAGGCAAGAAGGTGGATGCCGGGCGCAACTTCGTCGAATGGGAAGACGAGCATTCGCGCCCCGTCACGGTGATCGGCGCAGACATCGCCGACAAGCTCTTTCCCGGCCTCGACCCCATCGGCAAAGAGGTACAGATAGACGACAAGTGGTACACGGTCGTCGGCATTGGCGAGCGGCGCGGCTCGGTCTTTGGCTTCTCGCAGGACAATTACGTCAAGGTGCCGCTTTCGACTTATCAGAAAAACTATGGGGCGCGGCGCACGGTGAATATTTCGATCAAGGCGCGCGAAGGCGAGATGCAGGAGGCCGAAGACCAGGTGCGGCTCCAGATGCGGACGCTGCACAAGCTCAATTATCATGAAGACGACGACTTCGGCGTCATCACCGCCGAGGGGGTCAATCAGTTGTTCGCCATGCTGACGACGAACATCTTTCTGGTGTCGCTGTTCGTGGTCGGCATTTCGCTGGTCGTCGGCGGCATCGTCATCATGAACATCATGCTGGTTTCGGTCGTCGAGCGCACCAAGGAGATCGGCATTCGCAAGGCGGTCGGCGCGCGGCAGCAGGACGTGGTCAACCAGTTTCTGGTTGAATCGGTCGTCTTGTGCTGCGCGGGGGGCCTGGCGGGCGTGCTGATCGCGGCGGCCATCTCGTGGCTGATGGCAACCTACACGCCGCTGCCGAGCGCCTTCCCGCTGTGGGCGCCGCTCGTGGCCTTTGCGCTCTGCACGCTGATCGGCGTCTTCTTCGGCATCTACCCGGCCCGCCGCGCCGGGCGCTTAGACCCGATTGAGGCGCTTCGTTCCGAATGA
- a CDS encoding long-chain-fatty-acid--CoA ligase, translating into MSHPTAELTDAPREVATTVREREMNIVEGLRQIAASNPEKLAAICGHTRLTFGQTAERVNCLSNALAELGMTGGDRVAVLALNCHRFFELYYAVPQMGAVIVPINFRIPPAEVKYILDHSGARALAVDEALTPLVDQIRPRLESVEHFISISDTPRREYLSYEALLADASPDYPVAPLAGDELLGLFYTSGTTGEPKGVMLTHANVIANVRHIEASASYSSEEIYLHSAPMFHLADGAATFSNANRGSTQVFIPRFEPVATLTAIERERVTHALLVPTMINFVLQVPDLADYDLSSLRYVTYGASPIAPEVLRRAMRAFGCDFGQGYGLTEAAPLLTVLSADDHRRAIQGDERLLASCGKPVAGVEVRVVKVDGRDVKPGEVGEIIARGPNIMRGYWRRDADTANTVIDGWLYTGDLATVDEEGYLYLVDRKKDMIITGGENVFSTEIEAALYAHPAVKEAAVIGVPDAQWGEAVHACVALKDNHDISADALIEFCRQRLASYKVPRSIEIIEGELPKGGTGKILKKQLRERYWQGRERRVG; encoded by the coding sequence TTGTCACACCCGACAGCAGAGCTCACAGATGCGCCGCGCGAAGTGGCGACAACCGTTAGAGAGCGCGAGATGAACATCGTCGAAGGGCTGCGCCAGATTGCGGCCTCTAATCCCGAAAAACTCGCCGCCATCTGCGGCCACACGCGCCTGACGTTCGGGCAGACCGCCGAGCGCGTCAACTGCCTGTCGAACGCGCTGGCCGAGCTTGGCATGACGGGCGGCGACCGCGTTGCGGTGCTGGCGCTCAACTGCCACCGCTTCTTCGAGCTCTATTACGCGGTGCCGCAGATGGGGGCGGTGATCGTGCCCATCAACTTTCGCATCCCGCCCGCCGAGGTCAAATACATTCTCGACCATTCCGGGGCGCGGGCGCTTGCGGTTGACGAGGCGCTAACGCCGCTGGTTGATCAGATTCGCCCGCGGCTTGAATCGGTCGAACATTTCATCTCAATCAGCGACACGCCTCGGCGTGAGTATTTGAGTTATGAAGCGCTGCTGGCCGACGCGTCGCCCGATTATCCGGTGGCGCCGCTTGCGGGCGACGAGCTGCTCGGTCTGTTCTACACTTCGGGGACGACGGGAGAGCCGAAAGGCGTGATGCTGACACACGCCAATGTCATCGCCAACGTCCGGCACATCGAAGCTTCGGCCAGCTACAGCTCCGAAGAAATCTACCTGCACAGCGCGCCGATGTTTCACCTGGCCGACGGCGCGGCAACCTTCTCGAACGCCAATCGCGGCTCGACGCAGGTCTTCATCCCGCGCTTCGAGCCCGTCGCGACGCTGACGGCCATCGAGCGCGAGCGCGTCACGCACGCCTTGCTGGTGCCGACGATGATTAACTTCGTGCTGCAAGTGCCGGACCTTGCGGATTACGATCTATCGTCGCTGCGCTACGTCACCTATGGCGCGTCGCCGATTGCCCCAGAGGTGTTAAGGCGAGCGATGCGCGCTTTCGGTTGCGACTTTGGCCAGGGCTATGGCCTGACGGAAGCCGCGCCGCTCTTAACCGTGTTGAGCGCCGACGATCACCGCCGCGCCATCCAGGGAGACGAGCGCTTGCTCGCCTCGTGCGGCAAACCGGTCGCGGGCGTCGAGGTGCGCGTCGTGAAGGTAGACGGCAGAGACGTAAAGCCGGGCGAAGTCGGCGAGATCATCGCCCGCGGCCCGAACATCATGCGCGGCTACTGGCGGCGCGATGCCGACACGGCAAACACCGTCATTGACGGCTGGCTGTACACCGGCGATCTGGCGACGGTTGACGAGGAAGGTTATCTCTACCTCGTTGACCGCAAGAAAGACATGATCATCACCGGCGGCGAGAACGTCTTTTCGACAGAGATCGAGGCGGCGCTGTACGCTCACCCGGCGGTGAAGGAAGCGGCGGTGATCGGTGTGCCCGACGCGCAGTGGGGCGAGGCCGTCCATGCCTGCGTCGCTTTGAAAGACAATCACGACATCAGCGCCGATGCGTTGATCGAATTCTGCCGCCAGCGACTGGCCAGTTACAAAGTGCCGCGCTCAATTGAAATCATCGAAGGCGAGCTGCCGAAAGGCGGCACCGGCAAGATATTGAAGAAGCAGTTGCGCGAACGCTACTGGCAGGGCCGCGAGCGGCGCGTCGGCTGA